Genomic window (Deinococcus carri):
GGAGGCGTAGGTGGCGAGGTGGCCGCCGATGCCCTCCGCCCGCTTGTTGGCCCGCAGCACCATCGCCACGGCGTTCCAGCGCACGGCGTTGCGAATCTTGCGCTCCAGCTCCAGATTGCCGGGGTACTCCGGCTGCGCCTCCACGTCAATCGTGTTGATGTAGGGCGTGTTCTGCTTGAACAGGATCGGCGCGCCGTGAAAGTAGGCGTAGTGGTCGAGGTCTTCGAGCAGTTGCGCGGCCCGGTCGTCGCCCGCGTTCGCCAGCACGTAGGCCAGCGAGTCGAGCCATTCCTGCGTCTCCACGGAGTTGAGCTGCTCACGCTCCTGCGGAGACAGCCCCGTGCGCGGTGGCGTTTTTGTCATGCCTGTAGTGTATGCCCCACCATTCACTGCTTCCAACAGCCAGAATGAGGCAATTCACCATCCAGGCTGGTGAGTGTGGCAGGGTGGGGAGGGTGCGCGGGAGGCAGTGCGCGGTGCGCGGGAAAAGCGGAAAGGCCATAGCTCTTCCCTCTCCTTCCTCTTCTGACTTCTGAAGCCCAGCCCTCACCGCGCACCGCGTCCTGCGCACCGCGCACTGCCTCCCGGAAAGGACCCCGCATGGAACTGCGTCACCTCCGTCATTTCGTCGCGCTGGCCGAGGAAGAACACTTCGGGCGGGCCGCCGAGCGTGTGTTCGTGGTGCAGCAGGCGCTCAGCAACTCGATCAAGAACCTGGAGGACGAGGTGGGCGTGCCGCTGGTGCTGCGGACCACCCGGCGGGTGCAACTGACCCCGGCGGGGCGCGAGTTTCTGGTGGGGGCGCGGGAGACGCTGGCGCAGGCGGCGCAGACGGTGGAGCGGGCGCGGCGGGCGGCGCGGGGCGAGGTCGGGCGGCTGACGGTGGGCTTCGTGAGCGGCCTGGCCTTCGGGGGCCTGCCGGAAATCGTGCGGGCCTTCCGGGAGCTGTACCCGAACGTCAGCGTGGACCTGCGCGAACTGACCGCCCAGGAACAGGAGGCGGCGCTGCGCGGCGGGCAGATCGACGTGGGCCTGCTGCTGCTGCCCGTGCGCGACCCCGGACTGGATACGCAGCCCCTCTGGCGGCAACCGCTGGTGGCGGCCCTCCCCGCCGGGCATGAGATGGCCCGCAAACGTCGGCTGCGCATTGGCGACCTGAGAGACGAGCGCTTCGTGTTCTTTCCCCGCCACCTGCGCGCCACCTATTTCGATCAGGTCATGCGCTGGTGCTCTGGCGCGGGCTTTACACCCAACGTCGTGCAGGAGGCCATCGAGATTCCCACCCTGCTGTCGCTGGTCGCGGCGGGGGTCGGCGTGTTCCTGCCCATCCAGTTCTTCGAGCGCCTCTCGCTGCCCGGCGTGGTGTACCGCCCGCTGGAGGACGCTCCCCTGATTGACATCGTGGCCGCGTGGCGGCGGGACGAGGAAGACGAGCATCCCATCGTCCGCGCCTTCCTGAGGGTGGCGCAGGAGGCACTGGGGGGGCAGGCGGGGGGGTGAGCAGTCAGGGCCATTCCTGGGTCAACTGGTCCAACCACCTGTTCACCTGTCGCACGCCCTCACGCAATTCCTTGGGTTTTGTCAGGGCATAGAGGGCTTCGAGGCGTCGAAGGTCGTCAGCGGGCAAATCAGTAGAAATGTGCTTGAGTCCGTACCCAGGCTTCCCTGGGCAGTAACGCAATCGGAGGAGGTGGACCAGCGGCTCCAACACTTCCCGGTGGTAGTACGCCAGTGCTTCCAGTAGGTGTTCGCGCTGAAGCTCCTTCTCCACCAGGAGGTGCCGCCATCGCTGGTTCAGAATGGCCCGGACTTCCGCCCCCAGATTCAACAGCGTGGACGCTTCGCGTCGCAAAACTCCGGCTCTATCAAACAGGGGCAGGAAAGCGTCTGCCGGGCCGAATACCACGTCCCGCCCCTGCGTCTGCACACACACATCCACGAACAGAAAGGGCGGCAGACCTGACGAACGGTAGAACCGTTGCTGGACCAGGGGGTCAGGGTGCGATCTTTCCTGCGCTACATCCAGTGAACCGAAAGCCTGGAGGACCGTCCCCACCACCTGGAAGGTTCCCTCCTCCTGCCCGGCACTCACGTCCAGCCACAGGTCAAGGTCGGAATACGCATCCACTTTGCCCAGGGCGTCGGCCCCTTCCAGCCACATCGCATTCACGAAGGGTCGGGCCTCAAGCGCCTTCCGGAGTCGCTGGATAAGGTCTTGGCGGAGAGCCAGAGTCAGCATGCACAGACTCTAGGGCGGCGCTCCGTTGCGTTGCCGCAGGTCTCAGGTGTCCACTCCACTGCGCGCCGCCATTGTTGCGCTTCTCGCTTCGCTCGGAGAGGTTGCCAAAAGGCGGCAACCTTTCTGCACCCCGCCCTTCTCCGCCATCTGACGCATTCCCGCCCGGTCCCCACCTCCCTATCCTGCCCCCCATGCAACGTGTCCTGATCATCGGCAGCCCGGGCGCGGGCAAAAGCACCCTGGCAAAGGGGCTGGCGGCGAGAACAGGCCTGCCGCTGATCCATCTGGACGACCTGTACTGGGAAAAGGAGCAACTGGGCCAACAGGAAGTCGCCCGCAGCGTCTGGCAACAGCGGTTACAAGATGCGCTGGACGGCGACGACTGGATCATGGACGGCAACTACAACAGCACCATCGCCATGAGGGCAGCGCGGGCAGACACCGTGCTTTTTCTGGTACCACCGCGTGAACTCTGTCTGTGGCGCGTGTTGCGGCGCGAGCTGTCAGGACGGCATCCCCACTTTGCTGGAACACGCCCCCGCTGGCCGGGTTGGGATTTTCTCCTTTATACCTGGCACTTCCCCAAAAAGGTGACGGCAATGCTTGAGCGGGTGACTGAGCATAGACCCTTAGATCTGGTCATCCTGAGAAGCGACCGAGAAGTGCGGGCCTGGCTGAATACGGTGCAGAACAGCTATGGCGGGCCGGCGGAAGAAACCGCCAGCCCACAAGGCATCCCAGGGAGCGACGATGTTGGGGCGTCCGCCGAAAAACAAAGAGAGGGACACCGCCCATGAAAACCCACCTCCTTGCCCGCGCTGTCATTCAGGACGCCGGGCATGTGCTGGTCGCCCAAGCGCGCGGCTTCGGCCATACCTTTTTGCCCGGAGGACATATCGAACCCGGCGAGGGGATGCAGGCGGCCCTCGCCCGCGAACTCTCCGAAGAACTGGGCCTCAGCGTAGAGGTAGGCAGATTTCTGGGGGTCGTGGAGTTCTGGTGGACGGATCAGCAGGGACAGAAGCACCACGAACTCAATCACCTCTTCTCTGCCTGTTCGCCCCAGCTCCGGCACGACCTCCCCGTGGCGTCACAGGAGGCGCATCTGTCGTTCGACTGGGTGCCGCTGGGACAACTGGACGTCCGGCAATTGGAACCCTTTCCCCTGCGGAACCTGATACGGGAGGGGGCAGCCCACGCCTGGTTCGCCTCCGCCGTGCAGTGAACCTCGCTGTCCCTCCGCCATCCCGCTTACCTTCCCCTTACGCTGTAGGCGTAAACTGGAAGGATGCTCAGGGTCAAGTCCGACTTCACACCGTCCGGCGACCAGCCGACCGCCATTCGCAGCCTGGTGGACGGGCTGGAGTCGGGGCTTCGGTTCCAGACATTATTAGGAGCGACAGGTACGGGCAAAACATACTCCATGGCGAAAGTCATTGAGGAAACCGGCCGCCCCGCCCTGATCATGGCCCCCAACAAGATTCTCACCGCCCAGCTCGCCTCCGAGTTCCGCGAGTTCTTTCCCGATGCAGCGGTCGAGTTCTTCATCAGTTACTACGACTACTACCAGCCCGAAGCGTATGTGCCGGGCAAGGACCTGTTCATCGAAAAGGATGCGGCCATCAACCAGGAGATCGAGCGCCTGCGCCACTCCACCACCCGCAGCCTGCTGACGCGGCGGGACACCATCGTGGTGGCGTCGGTGTCGTGCATCTACGGCCTGGGCGACCCCGCCGAGTACCGCGCGCTGAACCTGATTCTGAAGGTGGGCGAGAAGGTGAGCCGCGACGAGATTCTGGGCCGCCTGGTGACGATGCAGTACGAGCGCAACGACATCGAACTCGCGGCGGGACGGTTCCGCGCCAAGGGCGACACGATTGAGGTCTGGCCCAGCTACGACGAGCAGCCCCTGCGCATTGAGCTGTGGGGCGACGACGTGGACCGCATTCAGGTGGTGCATCCGCTGACCGGCGAGAAGCTGGGCGACCTCGACGCCACCATCGTCTATCCCGCCAAGCACTACGTGTCCAGCGCGGGGAACATCGAGCGGGCCATCGTGACGATTCAGGAGGAACTCGACCAGCGGCTCGAATACTTCAAGTCGGTGGGCAAGCTGCTGGAGGCGCAGCGCATCAAAGAACGCACCCTCTACGACCTGGAGATGCTCAAGGTGCTGGGCTACTGCTCGGGCATCGAGAACTACTCGCGGCACATCGACGGGCGCGCGCCGGGGGCCACGCCGTACACCATGCTGGACTACTTCCCGGACGACTTCATCACCTTCATCGACGAGTCGCACGTGACGGTGCCGCAAATTGGCGGAATGGCGAACGGCGACCGGGCCAGGAAGCAGACGCTGGTGGACTACGGCTTCCGCCTGCCCTCCGCGATGGACAACCGGCCCCTGAACTTCGACGAGTTCATGAGCAAGACCGGGCAGGTCGTGTTCGTGTCGGCCACGCCCGGCCCCTTCGAGCGCGAGCACAGCGACAGCGTGGCCGACCAGATCATCCGCCCGACCGGGCTGGTGGACCCGCCCGTGTCCATGCAGCCCATCCAGGGCCAGGTGGAGGATCTGCTGGGCCGCATCCGGGCACGCTCGGCGCGGGGCGAGCGCGTGCTGGTCACCACGCTGACCAAGCGCATGTCGGAGGACCTGACGGAGTACCTGCTGGAAAAGGGCGTGCGGGCGCGCTACATGCACTCCGACATCGACTCCGTGGAGCGTCAGGTCATCATCCGCGACCTGCGGCTGGGGCACTACGACGTGCTGGTGGGCATCAACCTGCTGCGCGAGGGGCTGGACCTGCCCGAAGTGTCGCTGGTGGCGATTCTGGACGCCGATAAGCCCGGCTTCCTGCGCTCGGAACGCGCCCTGATCCAGACCATCGGCCGCGCCGCCCGCAATGTGAACGGCGAGGTGGTGCTGTATGCCGACACGGTGACGCCCGCGATGCAGTCCGCGATGGAGGAAACGGCCCGCCGCCGCGAGAAGCAGATCGCCTACAACGAGGAACACGGCATCACGCCGACCACGGTCCGCAAGGGCGTGCGCGACGTGATTCGCGGTGAGGAAATCGCGGAAGCCGAGGGAACCGCCGAGCTGGGCAACGACCGCGACGCCCTGACCGCCCAGCTCACCGACCTCGAACTCGACATGTGGCAGGCCTCGGAAGACCTCGACTTCGAGCGGGCCGCCAGCCTGCGCGACCAGATTCGCGCCATCGAGGCCAAGCTTCAGGGCAAGGAGTTCAAGCAGGCGACGGTGCCGGGGCAGAAGGCGCGGGGGCGGCGGAAGGGCGGGGTGCGGTAGGAACTATTAGCGGATGCGCTGGAGGGTGCAGGTGCCATCGCTCAGAGGCTTGAGTCCCCACAGTAAGGCTCGCCGGGAGAGATCCGTGCCGAGTTGAGCCTTTCTCAGTCGCTCGTCCCCCCATTCCGACGAGCCGTAGAGGAGATAGCCCTGGGCGACGTTCGAGCCTGCCGCGAACTGGGCGAAGCAGCGCAGGCTGTTGAGTTTAATGACGGTGGCGTCTATGCCACGCTCCTTGGAATAAGAGTTGATGTTTCCGCCGCCTATTAGCCCTTCTGCGGCGTAAACCTGGCCCGAAGCGTCGTTTGAAAGCGGCTTACCGAGTTTCAACTGCAGGCTGACGCTCAGGCCGTCCTTCCGGGTGGCTGTCAACTTCCACACCTGCCCGGCAGAGAGCGGGAAGCCGGGGCGTGGGCCAGCGCCCCCAGCGAGGGCAGCAGGAGCAAAGAGCAGCAGGGCAACCAGAAACAGGGGACGCATGGGCAAAGCCTACGCCAGCAGCCCTGTACCATTAACCCATGAGCGACCCCGCCTTCAAACGCATGAGCGTGGAGGAGTATCTCCGCACCGAGGAGAAAAGCCCATACAAGCGGGAGTACGTGGGCGGGTTCGTCTATCCACTGCACGGGCAGGCGGGCGTGAGCCAGTCGCATTCCCTCATCAGCGGTAACATCTTTGCCGCCCTTCACCGGGATGCCAGAGCTGCCGGGTGCCGAGTGCATCTGGCCGATATGAAGCTGTTCATGGATGCCAACGGCACGTTCTACTACCCGGACGTCATGCTTGTTTGCGGGCACGACGCCCCAGACAGGTACTACGAAACCTCTCCCTGCCTCCTGGTGGAAGTGCTGTCGGGCAGCACCGCCAGCAATGACCGCGTGGGCAAGTACGCCACCTACACCGCCCTCCCCACCCTGCAAACGTACCTGATCGTCGAGCAGGCCGAGCGGCGCGTGTACGCCTATGGGCGTGAGGGCGGCAAGTGGGAATTGACGGAACTCGCCGGACAGGGCGAAATCTTCCTCCCCTGCCTGGGCCGGACGCTGACGCTGGAGGAGATTTACGCCGGGGTGCTGTAAGAGGGGCCGCCCCATTCCCCCAGAGCGGCCCCCCTTCCTCCCAATGGTCAGTGCAGCACCCGCTCCGGCTCCCCTTCCCCGTCCACTTCCGCCCTTTGCGCGGGCAGCAGCAGGTTCGCCACGATGCCGACCAGCGCGGCCAGGGCCATGCCGTGCAGTTCCAGGGTGGTCCCCGCCGCGTGAATGGGAAAGGACGCCCCGCCCAACCCCAGCACCAGAATCAGCGACACGATAATCAGGTTCCGCGAGTGTGCGAAGTCGATGCGCGCCTCGGCCAGGGTGCGGATGCCCACGCTGGCGATCATGCCGAAGAGCAGGATGGACACGCCGCCCAGCACCCCCGGCGGCAGGCTTTTCAGCACGGCGGCCAGCTTGGGCGAGCAGCCGAACAGGATGGCGAAGACAGCCCCGATGCGGAGAATGGCGGGGTCATAGACGCGGGTCAGCGCCAGCACGCCCGTGTTCTCGGCGTAGGTGGTGGCGGCCGGACCGCCCATCGCGGCGCTGGTCATGTTGGCGATGCCGTCGGCAAAAAGGGTGCGGCTCAGGCCGGGGTTTTGCAGGAAGTTCTGGCCCACCACGCGGCCGTTCACGATCACGTCGCCCACATGCTCGATAAAGGTGACGACGGCGACGGGCGCGATGATGGCGACCGCCCGCCAGTCCAGCGCGGGCGCGTGAAAGTCCGGCAGGCCCAGCAGGGGCGCGGCGCGGATGGCGGCCAGGGCGTCCGGGCCAATCTGCCCGGTGGCGAGAGCGACGAGGTACCCGGCTACCACACCCACCAGAATGGGGATCATACGGAACAGGCCGCGCCCATACACGCTGGCGACCACGGCGGCGACCAGCGTGGCGAGTGCCAGCCACCAGTTCGACTTGGCCTGGTTCACGGCCACGCTCGACAGCCCCAGCCCGATCACGATGATGACCGGACCCGTGACCACCGGGGGAAAGACACGCAGCAGCCGCTCGGTCCCGAACAGTTTCACCAGGCCGCTGAACAGCAGGTACATCACCCCGGCGGCGATCAGGCCGCCCGCCGCCGCGCCCGGCCCCAACTCCTTGACGACGAGTGCGGTGGGCGCAATAAAGGCGAAGCTGGACCCCAGGAAGATCGGCACGCGCCCGCCGGTCAGCAGGTGAAAGATCAGGGTGGCGACCCCGGCAGCAAACAGCGCCACACTGGGCGACAGCCCCACCAGAATGGGCACCAGGACGGTCGCGCCGAACATGGCGATGGCGTGCTGAACGCCCAGGACCAGGCGGCGTTCCGGGCGGGTCGGGCTGGGGGGCGGGGCGGCAGGGGCGGTCTGGGTCATGGGGAGCCTCCGGGCACGCGCGGGCAGGAGTCAGGACCGCTGGGGGGCGGCAACCTGGGCACGTTGTCTTCCGGGAGCCGAGCATACCCCGCGGCGGGGTGGCCCGCGCGTTACCCTGCTGGACATGAACGCCAAGGGAGACTTGATCGCGCGGCTCACGGCGCTGGGCCTGAGCACCCCCACCTTCGACGCGGCGGCGCAAGGCCCCGCGCACGAGCAGGTCTTTCACGTGACCGTCTCGGCCGGCGGGCGCACCCTCGGCCGGGGCGAGGGCCGCAGCAAGCGCGACGCCGAGCGCGCGGCGGCGGAAGCGGCCCTGGCCGGTCTGGACGCGCAGGAGGAGGGCCAGGAAGACCGCCCGCGGGAAAGCGGCGGGCGCTGGCCCATCTATGCGGCGGTGCTGGAGGGCGCGCTGGAGGCAGCCCTGGACCTCGCCCCCGAGGACGCCACGCTCGACGAGGTGCGCGCGGACGCCGCCCGGCTCTACCGCGACCTCCTCGCGGAG
Coding sequences:
- a CDS encoding Uma2 family endonuclease; amino-acid sequence: MSDPAFKRMSVEEYLRTEEKSPYKREYVGGFVYPLHGQAGVSQSHSLISGNIFAALHRDARAAGCRVHLADMKLFMDANGTFYYPDVMLVCGHDAPDRYYETSPCLLVEVLSGSTASNDRVGKYATYTALPTLQTYLIVEQAERRVYAYGREGGKWELTELAGQGEIFLPCLGRTLTLEEIYAGVL
- the uvrB gene encoding excinuclease ABC subunit UvrB — encoded protein: MLRVKSDFTPSGDQPTAIRSLVDGLESGLRFQTLLGATGTGKTYSMAKVIEETGRPALIMAPNKILTAQLASEFREFFPDAAVEFFISYYDYYQPEAYVPGKDLFIEKDAAINQEIERLRHSTTRSLLTRRDTIVVASVSCIYGLGDPAEYRALNLILKVGEKVSRDEILGRLVTMQYERNDIELAAGRFRAKGDTIEVWPSYDEQPLRIELWGDDVDRIQVVHPLTGEKLGDLDATIVYPAKHYVSSAGNIERAIVTIQEELDQRLEYFKSVGKLLEAQRIKERTLYDLEMLKVLGYCSGIENYSRHIDGRAPGATPYTMLDYFPDDFITFIDESHVTVPQIGGMANGDRARKQTLVDYGFRLPSAMDNRPLNFDEFMSKTGQVVFVSATPGPFEREHSDSVADQIIRPTGLVDPPVSMQPIQGQVEDLLGRIRARSARGERVLVTTLTKRMSEDLTEYLLEKGVRARYMHSDIDSVERQVIIRDLRLGHYDVLVGINLLREGLDLPEVSLVAILDADKPGFLRSERALIQTIGRAARNVNGEVVLYADTVTPAMQSAMEETARRREKQIAYNEEHGITPTTVRKGVRDVIRGEEIAEAEGTAELGNDRDALTAQLTDLELDMWQASEDLDFERAASLRDQIRAIEAKLQGKEFKQATVPGQKARGRRKGGVR
- a CDS encoding LysR family transcriptional regulator — translated: MELRHLRHFVALAEEEHFGRAAERVFVVQQALSNSIKNLEDEVGVPLVLRTTRRVQLTPAGREFLVGARETLAQAAQTVERARRAARGEVGRLTVGFVSGLAFGGLPEIVRAFRELYPNVSVDLRELTAQEQEAALRGGQIDVGLLLLPVRDPGLDTQPLWRQPLVAALPAGHEMARKRRLRIGDLRDERFVFFPRHLRATYFDQVMRWCSGAGFTPNVVQEAIEIPTLLSLVAAGVGVFLPIQFFERLSLPGVVYRPLEDAPLIDIVAAWRRDEEDEHPIVRAFLRVAQEALGGQAGG
- a CDS encoding uracil-xanthine permease family protein produces the protein MTQTAPAAPPPSPTRPERRLVLGVQHAIAMFGATVLVPILVGLSPSVALFAAGVATLIFHLLTGGRVPIFLGSSFAFIAPTALVVKELGPGAAAGGLIAAGVMYLLFSGLVKLFGTERLLRVFPPVVTGPVIIVIGLGLSSVAVNQAKSNWWLALATLVAAVVASVYGRGLFRMIPILVGVVAGYLVALATGQIGPDALAAIRAAPLLGLPDFHAPALDWRAVAIIAPVAVVTFIEHVGDVIVNGRVVGQNFLQNPGLSRTLFADGIANMTSAAMGGPAATTYAENTGVLALTRVYDPAILRIGAVFAILFGCSPKLAAVLKSLPPGVLGGVSILLFGMIASVGIRTLAEARIDFAHSRNLIIVSLILVLGLGGASFPIHAAGTTLELHGMALAALVGIVANLLLPAQRAEVDGEGEPERVLH
- a CDS encoding NUDIX domain-containing protein, which translates into the protein MKTHLLARAVIQDAGHVLVAQARGFGHTFLPGGHIEPGEGMQAALARELSEELGLSVEVGRFLGVVEFWWTDQQGQKHHELNHLFSACSPQLRHDLPVASQEAHLSFDWVPLGQLDVRQLEPFPLRNLIREGAAHAWFASAVQ
- a CDS encoding DNA topology modulation protein FlaR, translating into MQRVLIIGSPGAGKSTLAKGLAARTGLPLIHLDDLYWEKEQLGQQEVARSVWQQRLQDALDGDDWIMDGNYNSTIAMRAARADTVLFLVPPRELCLWRVLRRELSGRHPHFAGTRPRWPGWDFLLYTWHFPKKVTAMLERVTEHRPLDLVILRSDREVRAWLNTVQNSYGGPAEETASPQGIPGSDDVGASAEKQREGHRP
- a CDS encoding putative dsRNA-binding protein; the protein is MNAKGDLIARLTALGLSTPTFDAAAQGPAHEQVFHVTVSAGGRTLGRGEGRSKRDAERAAAEAALAGLDAQEEGQEDRPRESGGRWPIYAAVLEGALEAALDLAPEDATLDEVRADAARLYRDLLAELGHGPEPVGGEDG